The Metabacillus sediminilitoris genome window below encodes:
- a CDS encoding Gfo/Idh/MocA family protein: MLKVAVIGLGDISNIHISAIQANPNVELVAVCDIDETLKDHVSGVNFYTDYQQMLEQESLDCVHNCLPHYLHYPVTKACVQKGIHVFQEKPLGLHTEEGLQLVKLEEDNRHIKIGICLQNRYNESFEKLYEIVNSGKYGKVIGIKGLVTWYRPKAYYDVKPWRGKMAYAGGGVMINQSLHTLDLMQLIGGEIESIRGSVDNLLDYDIEVEDTATANIKFKNGAKGLFFATNANTGNSSVELQVVFEQAKFTIKDSILTKVNESGKKVEIIEDTKLPGSKFYYGASHTKCINHFYTCIENNTQEYIHAKDALPSINIIDIIRESSENKKELKMEVLAK, from the coding sequence ATGCTAAAAGTAGCCGTTATTGGGCTTGGAGATATTTCGAATATTCATATTTCTGCTATCCAAGCTAACCCAAATGTTGAACTGGTAGCTGTTTGTGATATAGATGAAACATTAAAAGATCATGTAAGTGGTGTGAATTTTTACACTGATTATCAACAAATGTTAGAGCAAGAATCATTAGATTGTGTTCATAATTGTTTGCCGCATTATCTTCACTATCCAGTAACGAAAGCCTGTGTGCAAAAGGGTATTCATGTCTTTCAAGAAAAACCACTAGGACTTCATACGGAAGAGGGATTACAACTAGTTAAGTTAGAAGAAGACAATCGTCATATTAAAATCGGTATCTGTCTTCAAAACCGTTACAATGAATCATTTGAGAAACTTTATGAAATTGTTAACAGCGGTAAATATGGGAAAGTCATCGGAATTAAAGGTTTAGTAACGTGGTATCGACCAAAAGCCTATTACGATGTGAAACCATGGCGCGGAAAAATGGCATATGCTGGCGGCGGTGTCATGATAAACCAATCACTTCATACGTTAGATTTAATGCAGCTGATCGGCGGTGAAATTGAATCGATCAGGGGCTCTGTTGACAATCTATTAGATTATGATATTGAAGTAGAAGACACAGCTACTGCAAACATAAAATTTAAAAACGGTGCAAAAGGGTTGTTTTTTGCGACAAATGCAAATACAGGGAACTCCAGTGTGGAGCTGCAGGTAGTCTTTGAACAAGCTAAGTTCACGATCAAGGATAGCATTTTAACAAAAGTGAATGAAAGTGGCAAAAAAGTAGAGATCATCGAAGATACAAAGCTGCCTGGATCCAAATTTTATTACGGGGCAAGTCATACAAAATGTATCAATCATTTTTATACGTGTATTGAAAACAATACACAAGAGTATATTCATGCAAAAGATGCCCTTCCATCAATTAATATAATTGACATTATTCGCGAATCATCAGAAAACAAAAAAGAACTAAAAATGGAGGTTTTGGCGAAATGA
- a CDS encoding ROK family transcriptional regulator, which translates to MAIGDAAYIKKINRSLIISKIIEHGMISRADLSKITKLTRATISVQAADLLNEELIVESQQEHNNVGRKPIMLSLNRKAGYALGIDLEYRHITFTLSDLIGCPVQSTTIEIHNSNYDEILEILINQINVFKEQSSSSHFGLVGIGIAVHGIVTNDQLINFVPRYQWRNKDLKGDLKKSINIPIIIENNANLCSFAEKVFQHHQSDNLLSISMYSGIGVGVLIKGEPLKGYHGYAGEMGHMIVVPEGIPCKCGNMGCWELYASESSFFKELAEKLHKTNLTYQDVQKLFLSEDPTACDQMEHLIKYVSIGLNNIINLLNPETIVLNSELLKLYPDTINKIKANLTSSVSHYSELLISELGKNASVMGACALVIKNFLEIPELSFNVENGAFDENCINFEKNKSLA; encoded by the coding sequence ATGGCTATTGGTGACGCTGCTTATATAAAAAAAATAAACAGGAGCTTAATAATAAGTAAAATTATTGAACACGGGATGATTTCACGCGCTGACTTATCCAAGATCACAAAATTAACGAGAGCAACCATTTCCGTTCAAGCTGCTGATTTATTAAATGAAGAACTCATTGTCGAATCCCAGCAAGAACATAATAATGTAGGCCGAAAGCCAATCATGCTTTCCCTTAATCGAAAAGCTGGATATGCATTAGGAATCGATTTAGAATACCGCCATATTACATTTACTTTATCCGATTTGATTGGCTGTCCCGTTCAATCAACTACAATTGAGATTCATAACTCTAATTATGATGAAATTCTTGAAATCCTAATAAATCAGATAAATGTATTCAAGGAACAGAGCTCGTCAAGCCATTTTGGGCTTGTCGGTATTGGGATTGCTGTTCATGGTATTGTTACAAATGATCAACTGATCAACTTTGTTCCGCGCTATCAATGGAGAAACAAAGACCTCAAGGGGGATTTAAAAAAGAGCATAAATATTCCCATCATTATTGAAAACAATGCAAACCTATGTTCTTTTGCAGAAAAGGTATTTCAGCATCATCAAAGTGATAATTTATTAAGTATTAGTATGTACTCCGGGATTGGTGTTGGAGTTTTGATCAAAGGAGAGCCTCTTAAAGGCTACCATGGTTATGCAGGGGAAATGGGGCATATGATTGTTGTTCCTGAGGGAATACCTTGTAAATGCGGAAATATGGGCTGTTGGGAGCTTTATGCTTCTGAATCCAGCTTCTTTAAAGAATTGGCAGAAAAACTGCATAAAACAAATCTTACTTATCAAGATGTCCAAAAACTCTTTTTATCCGAAGATCCAACTGCATGTGATCAAATGGAGCATCTTATCAAATATGTATCGATTGGTCTAAATAATATTATTAATTTGTTAAATCCAGAAACAATTGTGCTAAATAGTGAGCTATTGAAGCTGTATCCTGACACAATCAATAAAATTAAAGCGAATTTAACATCTTCTGTCAGCCACTATAGTGAGCTTTTAATATCAGAGCTTGGTAAAAATGCAAGTGTCATGGGAGCATGTGCATTGGTTATAAAAAACTTTTTAGAAATTCCTGAGCTTAGTTTTAATGTTGAAAATGGCGCTTTCGATGAGAATTGTATCAATTTCGAGAAAAATAAGTCATTAGCATAA
- a CDS encoding lactate racemase domain-containing protein, with amino-acid sequence MGILQDLIKDIPLPKMAKVKQNFDNTKIENLEQVLKEKLHQDAIKQKVKPGMEIAIAVGSRGLDKLPELTKITVDFIKELGATPFIVPSMGSHGGATAEGQKEVLHHLGVTEESVGAEIRSSMEVVKLDELPNGLPVYIDKFASEADGIVVLNRIKPHTAFRGPVESGIMKMIAIGLGKQRGAEVTHQLGFKYMAENVPAMAKVMMEKSPILFGVATLENAFDKIARVEVLPVEEIEEKEPDLQDQAKQLLPKLFFEQLDVLVIDQIGKNISGDGMDPNITGRYPTPYATGGPDVNKMVVLDLTPQTEGNANGVGTADFTTQRLVDKMDREVTYANGLTSTVVAPTKIATTLPNDHDAIKAAIKTCNILDFTKVKMVRIKNTLEISEIEVSEALLDHVKQHPSLEQISELALPSFDENGNLA; translated from the coding sequence ATGGGTATTCTTCAAGATTTGATTAAAGACATTCCACTACCTAAGATGGCTAAGGTTAAACAAAATTTTGATAATACAAAGATTGAAAATCTAGAGCAAGTCTTAAAAGAAAAATTGCACCAAGATGCCATTAAACAAAAGGTTAAGCCAGGTATGGAAATTGCAATCGCAGTTGGAAGCCGCGGTTTAGATAAACTTCCAGAACTGACGAAAATCACAGTTGATTTTATTAAGGAATTAGGAGCAACTCCATTTATCGTACCAAGTATGGGAAGCCATGGCGGTGCAACAGCTGAAGGACAAAAAGAGGTTTTACACCATCTTGGTGTTACAGAAGAAAGTGTTGGAGCAGAAATTCGCTCATCGATGGAAGTTGTCAAGCTCGATGAATTACCGAACGGATTACCTGTTTATATCGACAAATTTGCTTCTGAAGCTGATGGAATTGTTGTCCTTAATCGTATTAAGCCTCATACAGCTTTTCGCGGACCTGTAGAGAGCGGAATTATGAAGATGATCGCGATTGGTTTAGGTAAGCAAAGAGGTGCTGAAGTAACCCATCAATTAGGATTTAAATATATGGCTGAAAATGTCCCGGCAATGGCGAAAGTCATGATGGAAAAATCGCCGATTTTGTTTGGAGTAGCGACATTGGAAAATGCTTTTGATAAAATCGCTCGTGTTGAGGTACTTCCTGTTGAGGAAATTGAAGAAAAAGAACCAGATCTACAAGATCAAGCAAAACAATTACTGCCTAAACTTTTCTTCGAGCAACTAGATGTTCTTGTCATTGATCAAATTGGTAAAAATATCAGCGGTGATGGAATGGATCCAAATATCACAGGACGCTATCCGACACCATATGCAACTGGTGGTCCGGACGTTAATAAAATGGTTGTCCTTGATTTAACTCCACAGACGGAAGGTAATGCAAATGGAGTAGGAACAGCAGATTTTACGACACAGCGCCTTGTTGACAAAATGGACCGTGAAGTTACGTATGCGAATGGGTTAACATCAACCGTTGTAGCACCAACTAAAATCGCAACAACGTTACCAAATGACCATGATGCGATAAAAGCTGCCATTAAAACATGTAATATTTTAGACTTTACAAAAGTAAAAATGGTTCGCATTAAAAATACGTTAGAAATAAGTGAAATCGAAGTATCTGAAGCATTACTTGATCATGTAAAACAACATCCAAGTTTAGAACAAATTTCAGAATTAGCTCTACCTAGTTTTGATGAAAATGGAAATTTAGCATAA
- a CDS encoding sugar phosphate isomerase/epimerase family protein, with the protein MKKGKIGVQMMMLKGKVEELGAYETMRKIKELGYRAVEVSQIPMTAENVAELKRASKDFDIKIAAMSASLEPMLPGAPGETLTNDFEKIVNDCKTLECNFLRIGMMPLHLMGDKDKIMDFISRAEEMAVRLAEHGIELYYHTHHLEFQKYDGVYLLDMIKNNTTKLGFELDVHWIQRAGENPVEFVKQYAGRISLLHLKDYRIGQMDLSKVDFNDMANFMQIFTNTIEFAEVGEGNLDMKAIIEAGLESGAQYFLVEQDNVYGRDPFDCLETSAENLRKLGYSDWF; encoded by the coding sequence ATGAAAAAAGGCAAAATCGGTGTTCAAATGATGATGTTAAAAGGTAAAGTAGAAGAGCTGGGTGCTTATGAAACAATGAGAAAGATTAAAGAGCTTGGCTATCGCGCAGTCGAAGTATCACAAATTCCTATGACAGCGGAAAATGTAGCTGAGTTGAAAAGAGCAAGTAAAGACTTTGATATCAAAATTGCCGCTATGTCTGCCAGCCTTGAACCAATGTTACCAGGTGCTCCAGGAGAAACGTTAACAAATGATTTCGAGAAAATTGTTAACGATTGCAAAACGTTGGAGTGTAACTTCTTACGTATCGGGATGATGCCGTTACACTTAATGGGCGATAAAGATAAAATTATGGATTTTATTAGTAGAGCGGAAGAAATGGCAGTAAGATTAGCGGAACATGGCATTGAATTATATTATCATACACATCACTTAGAATTCCAAAAATATGATGGTGTGTATTTATTAGATATGATCAAAAATAATACAACAAAACTTGGTTTTGAGCTTGATGTTCACTGGATTCAAAGAGCAGGTGAAAATCCGGTTGAATTTGTAAAACAATATGCTGGCCGTATTTCTCTCCTACACTTAAAAGACTACCGAATTGGACAAATGGATTTATCAAAAGTAGATTTTAATGACATGGCTAATTTCATGCAAATCTTCACGAATACGATTGAATTTGCAGAAGTTGGTGAAGGTAATCTTGATATGAAAGCAATTATTGAAGCAGGACTTGAGAGTGGAGCTCAATACTTTTTAGTTGAGCAAGACAATGTATATGGACGTGATCCATTTGATTGCTTAGAAACTTCTGCGGAAAACTTAAGAAAATTAGGATATTCTGATTGGTTTTAA
- the uxaC gene encoding glucuronate isomerase has protein sequence MKAFLDQDFLLTNPTSKNLYHKIMKELPIFDYHCHLDPKQIFENVCFENITQIWLAGDHYKWRAMRIHGVREDLITGNSSDWEKFEAWAETVPHLFGNPLYHWTHMELKTFFGIDKRLSPATAREIWDECNEKLQTEDFKPRRFIEKSNVTLVGTTDDPTDTLQYHKLLKDDETFSVQVVPTFRPDGALFIEKATFQEWLTKLENAANVKVSSFTTLVEALQQRVDFFTENGCCASDHDIPKMVYNEISKEDVEKIFSKRLNNEDLTTNEIIGYRSALLVELGKMYAEKQWVMQLHMGAIRNNNTRIQRLVGADAGVDSIGDNLLAEGLSKFLDALDQTNSLPRTVLYNLNPRDNYVLGTMIGNFFEEGIPGKVQFGSGWWFNDQYNGMLNQMTDLANLGVLSHFIGMTTDSRSLLSYVRHEYFRRIVCQIIGEWVEEGKAPNDEAILEQMIKNIGYNNAQTYFLER, from the coding sequence ATGAAAGCATTTCTTGACCAAGATTTTTTATTAACAAATCCTACTTCTAAAAATCTTTATCATAAAATAATGAAAGAGCTACCAATATTTGATTATCACTGTCATTTAGATCCTAAGCAGATCTTTGAAAATGTATGCTTTGAAAATATTACCCAAATTTGGCTTGCAGGTGATCACTATAAATGGCGTGCAATGCGCATCCATGGCGTACGTGAAGATTTAATTACAGGCAATAGCAGTGATTGGGAGAAATTTGAGGCATGGGCTGAGACAGTTCCACATCTATTTGGTAATCCTTTATACCACTGGACACATATGGAACTAAAAACATTCTTTGGAATTGATAAACGGTTATCTCCAGCTACAGCTCGTGAAATTTGGGATGAGTGTAATGAAAAATTACAAACAGAAGATTTCAAACCGCGCCGTTTTATCGAAAAATCGAATGTGACACTAGTCGGAACAACAGATGATCCAACAGATACACTCCAATATCATAAATTATTAAAAGACGACGAGACATTTTCTGTACAAGTAGTTCCAACATTCCGTCCTGATGGGGCTCTTTTTATCGAGAAAGCAACTTTTCAAGAGTGGTTAACAAAACTAGAGAATGCTGCAAATGTAAAAGTTTCTTCATTTACAACATTAGTCGAAGCACTTCAACAACGTGTAGATTTCTTCACTGAAAACGGCTGTTGTGCATCAGACCATGATATTCCAAAAATGGTCTATAACGAAATCTCAAAAGAGGACGTTGAAAAAATCTTCTCAAAACGATTAAACAATGAAGATTTAACAACAAATGAAATCATCGGCTATCGCTCGGCTCTCCTGGTTGAACTAGGAAAAATGTATGCAGAAAAGCAATGGGTTATGCAATTGCATATGGGTGCGATCAGAAATAATAACACAAGAATTCAAAGATTAGTAGGTGCCGATGCAGGTGTTGATTCAATCGGTGACAATCTACTTGCTGAAGGATTATCTAAATTCTTAGACGCGTTAGATCAAACAAACTCATTACCAAGAACAGTTTTATATAATTTAAACCCTCGCGATAACTATGTTTTAGGAACTATGATTGGGAATTTCTTTGAAGAAGGAATTCCAGGGAAAGTACAATTCGGTTCAGGCTGGTGGTTTAACGATCAATACAACGGCATGTTGAATCAAATGACAGACTTAGCAAACCTTGGTGTTCTAAGCCACTTTATCGGAATGACAACTGACTCACGCAGCCTGCTTTCTTATGTTCGCCATGAATATTTCCGCAGAATCGTATGTCAAATCATCGGCGAATGGGTCGAAGAAGGAAAAGCACCAAACGACGAAGCTATACTTGAGCAAATGATTAAAAACATTGGATATAATAATGCACAAACGTATTTTTTAGAAAGATAA
- the larB gene encoding nickel pincer cofactor biosynthesis protein LarB — MMEEILEQVQRGSLSVAEAKEKLATYENLGFAKVDHHRKNRQGFPEVIYGEGKTDVQILSIIKAIRSKGNDVLVTRISKDKADYILQEYPEFIYNETAQILFWKEQKNSKDSFQGYIAIVCAGTSDLRVAEEAAVTAQALGSEVRRFYDVGVAGIHRLLDNIEEIQQATVSVVVAGMEGALPSVVGGLVSHPIIAVPTSVGYGANFNGLSALLTMLNSCASGISVVNIDNGFGAAYNAVLIDNLAKKGAEKG, encoded by the coding sequence ATGATGGAAGAGATTTTGGAGCAAGTACAAAGGGGCTCATTAAGTGTAGCTGAAGCGAAAGAAAAATTAGCTACCTACGAAAATTTAGGGTTTGCAAAAGTTGATCATCATCGAAAAAACCGTCAAGGGTTCCCTGAAGTGATTTATGGAGAAGGGAAAACAGATGTTCAAATTCTCTCCATAATTAAAGCAATCAGATCAAAAGGGAATGATGTACTAGTTACAAGAATTTCAAAGGATAAAGCGGATTATATTCTGCAAGAATATCCTGAATTTATTTATAATGAGACGGCACAAATTCTATTTTGGAAGGAACAGAAAAATAGTAAAGATTCTTTCCAAGGATACATTGCGATTGTTTGTGCAGGAACATCCGATTTACGAGTAGCAGAAGAAGCGGCTGTTACTGCACAAGCATTAGGCAGTGAAGTGCGACGCTTCTATGATGTTGGTGTCGCAGGTATTCATCGACTTCTAGATAATATTGAAGAAATTCAACAGGCAACCGTCTCAGTAGTAGTCGCGGGAATGGAAGGGGCTCTACCAAGTGTAGTTGGCGGTCTCGTTTCCCATCCAATCATTGCGGTTCCGACAAGTGTAGGATATGGCGCAAATTTCAATGGATTGTCTGCTTTACTGACAATGTTAAATTCGTGTGCATCAGGCATTAGTGTTGTCAACATCGACAATGGCTTTGGTGCAGCATACAATGCTGTATTAATTGATAACTTAGCAAAAAAAGGAGCCGAAAAGGGATGA
- a CDS encoding LarC family nickel insertion protein translates to MKTLYIDCFSGISGDMFIGALIDAGADPTLLEKELKKLKFEDEYELSWKKIVKNGITSTKFDVLLAHDHQHEHDHHHEHDHHHEHDHHHEHDHDHHHEHDHHHEHEHHHEHDHHHKQDHHHKQDHHHEHEHHHEHDHHHGHDHHHGHHHHHRSYSDIVKMIESSELAADVKETSLRIFRKIGEAEGHIHGLPLEKVHFHEVGAVDSIIDIVGAAILIHQLDIKHVKSSAIPVGTGRIHIDHGIYPVPAPATLEVLKGVPIEQSDVRFELTTPTGAAIAAVLAEEFCTIPSMEVKSIGYGAGTKTFKDRPNVLRVIIGE, encoded by the coding sequence ATGAAAACACTTTATATTGATTGTTTTTCAGGGATCAGCGGCGACATGTTCATTGGAGCCCTAATCGATGCAGGTGCAGATCCTACTCTTTTAGAAAAAGAATTAAAAAAATTAAAGTTTGAAGATGAATATGAATTATCATGGAAAAAAATTGTGAAGAATGGGATCACAAGTACAAAGTTCGATGTTTTGTTAGCACATGATCACCAACATGAACACGATCATCATCATGAACACGATCATCATCATGAACACGATCACCATCATGAGCATGACCACGATCATCATCATGAACACGATCACCATCATGAGCACGAACACCATCATGAGCATGATCATCATCATAAGCAAGATCACCATCATAAGCAAGATCACCATCATGAGCACGAACACCATCATGAGCATGACCACCATCATGGGCACGATCATCACCATGGACATCACCATCATCACCGATCATACAGTGATATTGTCAAAATGATTGAATCATCAGAATTAGCAGCTGATGTGAAAGAGACTTCTTTGAGAATCTTTCGAAAAATTGGTGAAGCGGAAGGGCATATTCATGGTCTGCCATTAGAAAAAGTTCATTTTCATGAAGTAGGTGCAGTAGATTCGATTATTGATATTGTCGGAGCTGCGATTTTAATTCATCAATTAGACATAAAGCATGTTAAATCGTCAGCAATTCCTGTAGGTACAGGTAGAATACATATCGACCATGGAATTTATCCAGTACCAGCACCAGCAACACTTGAAGTTTTAAAAGGTGTTCCGATTGAACAAAGCGATGTAAGATTTGAACTGACAACACCAACAGGAGCAGCGATTGCAGCTGTTTTAGCAGAAGAATTTTGCACCATTCCATCAATGGAAGTCAAATCGATCGGATATGGAGCTGGAACGAAAACATTTAAAGATCGTCCGAATGTTCTTCGTGTCATCATTGGTGAATAG
- a CDS encoding gluconokinase, with the protein MTREFIIGLDLGTTSVKAVVFNVNGKVITETEKMITSHYPQQGWVEQNPVEIEQYAVQAIRDAIDEAKIEKHKLLTIGISAAMHSLICVDENGEPLSQALIWSDGRSSEQAEKLKETNGFELYARTGLPNHPMSPLSKLLWMKEVEYEPYLKANYFLSIKEYILQKWFGLCVIDYSMAAATGLFNANTFQWDDEILELAGVTKEQLSKIVPPTEVLTGINKDVAKNMGISNDMPIVIGAADGQLANLGIGAILPGEVAITAGTSGAIRQFTKGFRISDKQETFSYAFTEDYSIIGGPTNNGGIALQWLKELLNYQGSFYEFTAEAEQVAPGADGLIFLPYINGERAPLWNQHAKGNFFGMSITHKKEHFVRAVLEGITFNLYQIGQALEELAGEPEKIFVNGGLSRSSLWLQMLADVFGKEVYVSESHHSAAWAAAWTGLVALGKADSFADIKKNVLMGEAVKPNMENHKIYSKIFNKYEMLANDISKYF; encoded by the coding sequence ATGACGAGAGAATTTATTATTGGCCTTGATCTTGGGACAACGAGTGTTAAGGCAGTTGTTTTTAATGTGAACGGTAAAGTGATAACAGAGACAGAGAAAATGATAACGTCACATTACCCACAACAAGGATGGGTAGAACAAAATCCTGTTGAGATTGAACAATATGCTGTACAAGCAATTAGAGACGCTATAGATGAAGCAAAAATTGAAAAACATAAACTTTTAACAATCGGGATTTCTGCAGCCATGCATTCACTCATCTGTGTGGATGAGAACGGTGAGCCTTTATCACAAGCATTAATTTGGTCTGATGGTAGAAGCAGCGAACAAGCAGAGAAACTAAAAGAAACAAATGGATTTGAACTTTATGCAAGAACGGGATTGCCAAATCACCCGATGTCACCATTATCTAAATTGTTATGGATGAAAGAAGTAGAATATGAACCATATCTTAAAGCAAATTATTTCTTATCTATCAAAGAATATATCCTTCAAAAATGGTTTGGCCTATGTGTCATTGATTATTCAATGGCAGCAGCAACTGGATTATTTAATGCAAACACATTTCAATGGGATGATGAAATACTAGAGCTTGCAGGAGTTACAAAAGAACAGCTATCGAAAATTGTTCCACCAACTGAGGTGTTAACTGGAATTAATAAAGATGTTGCCAAAAACATGGGGATCTCAAATGATATGCCGATTGTGATCGGTGCAGCTGATGGACAATTAGCGAATTTAGGTATTGGTGCGATTCTTCCAGGGGAAGTTGCCATTACGGCTGGAACAAGCGGAGCGATTCGCCAATTTACAAAAGGTTTTCGAATTAGTGACAAACAAGAAACTTTCAGTTATGCTTTTACCGAAGATTATTCTATAATTGGAGGACCGACTAATAATGGCGGTATTGCTTTACAATGGCTGAAAGAACTTTTAAACTACCAAGGCAGTTTCTATGAATTTACGGCAGAAGCAGAGCAGGTCGCACCTGGTGCCGATGGTTTAATTTTTCTGCCATATATAAATGGTGAGCGAGCACCACTATGGAATCAACATGCAAAAGGAAATTTCTTTGGTATGTCCATTACACATAAAAAAGAACACTTTGTTCGTGCTGTCTTAGAAGGAATCACATTTAATCTCTATCAAATTGGACAAGCGTTGGAAGAGTTAGCCGGTGAGCCAGAGAAGATTTTTGTAAATGGCGGATTATCAAGATCTTCATTATGGTTACAAATGCTTGCCGATGTTTTTGGAAAAGAAGTGTACGTATCAGAAAGTCATCATAGTGCTGCATGGGCAGCTGCCTGGACTGGTTTAGTCGCGCTTGGTAAAGCAGACTCTTTTGCAGATATTAAAAAGAATGTGCTAATGGGTGAGGCGGTCAAACCAAATATGGAAAATCATAAAATTTATTCAAAGATCTTTAATAAGTATGAAATGCTAGCGAATGACATTTCAAAGTATTTCTAA
- the larE gene encoding ATP-dependent sacrificial sulfur transferase LarE encodes MINEKYQKLVSILREMNSVVVAFSGGVDSTFLLKAAVDTLGADRVLAVTADSETYPSSELLEAKELAKKIGAKHRVIETSELAIPGYTENDKNRCYFCKSSLFEHLIPVMENVGFHNVVYGVIADDMNEFRPGMKAAKERGIRGPLQEANLFKDEIRELSREFDLPTWNKPSFACLSSRIAYGEQITIEKLTKVEKAEAYLKSLHIRQVRVRTHQEIARIEVEPNDMKIILENHDAISKELANYGYKYVTLDLIGYKSGSMNKFLS; translated from the coding sequence ATGATAAACGAAAAATATCAGAAGTTAGTGTCAATTCTCCGAGAAATGAACTCAGTAGTTGTAGCTTTTTCTGGTGGTGTAGACAGTACATTCTTATTAAAGGCTGCTGTTGATACATTAGGTGCAGATCGGGTGTTAGCCGTTACAGCTGATTCTGAAACCTATCCTTCAAGTGAATTGCTTGAAGCAAAAGAATTAGCAAAGAAAATCGGGGCAAAACACCGTGTCATCGAGACCTCTGAATTAGCGATTCCAGGTTATACAGAAAATGATAAAAATCGATGCTATTTTTGTAAAAGCAGTTTATTTGAACATTTAATCCCTGTTATGGAAAATGTTGGATTTCACAATGTGGTTTACGGGGTTATCGCTGATGATATGAATGAATTTCGCCCGGGAATGAAAGCTGCTAAGGAGAGGGGAATCCGAGGTCCACTACAAGAAGCTAATTTATTTAAAGATGAAATAAGAGAACTTTCCCGTGAATTTGATTTACCAACATGGAATAAACCTTCCTTTGCTTGTTTATCTTCTCGAATTGCTTATGGTGAACAAATTACTATTGAAAAGCTAACGAAAGTTGAAAAAGCAGAAGCATATTTAAAGTCGCTTCATATTCGCCAAGTTCGCGTTCGAACACATCAAGAAATTGCAAGAATCGAAGTGGAACCAAATGATATGAAAATCATATTGGAAAATCATGATGCCATATCAAAAGAACTTGCGAACTATGGGTACAAATATGTAACATTAGATTTAATAGGGTATAAGAGCGGCAGTATGAATAAGTTTCTTTCGTAG
- a CDS encoding SDR family oxidoreductase: MMNLFDLTGKTVVAFGGNSTLGAAICKGLAGHGAKIAIIGRNLEKAEKVVQEIEAEGGTAKAFKADVSTREDVVKVAEDIEKWSGSFEVLLNLPGKNSTTPFLELEMDEYDDIMDVNLKGTVVVNQIFAKKMIDKGTKGSIINISSVSSTTPLSRVFTYSVSKAGVNSVTQYLARELAPYGIRVNAIIPGFFPAEQNRKILDDARIESIMNHTPMKRFGEAEELQGAAVWLASDKASSFVTGALIRVDGGFGSMTI; this comes from the coding sequence ATCATGAATTTATTTGATTTAACAGGAAAAACTGTCGTTGCATTTGGTGGGAATAGTACATTAGGAGCTGCAATCTGTAAAGGGTTAGCAGGACACGGTGCAAAAATTGCGATTATTGGACGCAATCTTGAAAAAGCTGAAAAAGTTGTCCAAGAAATTGAAGCTGAAGGGGGTACTGCAAAAGCATTCAAGGCAGACGTTAGTACTCGTGAAGATGTTGTAAAAGTAGCAGAAGATATTGAAAAATGGTCAGGATCTTTTGAAGTGTTATTAAATTTACCAGGAAAAAACAGCACAACACCATTTTTAGAGCTTGAAATGGATGAATATGACGATATCATGGATGTAAACTTAAAAGGAACGGTAGTTGTTAACCAAATCTTTGCAAAGAAAATGATTGATAAAGGAACAAAAGGAAGCATTATTAATATTTCATCTGTTTCATCAACAACTCCATTATCTAGAGTATTCACTTACTCTGTCTCAAAAGCAGGTGTAAACAGCGTAACACAATATTTAGCAAGAGAATTAGCTCCATACGGAATACGTGTAAATGCGATTATTCCAGGATTCTTCCCTGCAGAACAAAATCGTAAAATTTTAGACGATGCTCGTATTGAGTCAATTATGAACCACACGCCAATGAAACGTTTTGGTGAGGCTGAAGAATTACAAGGTGCAGCAGTATGGCTTGCTTCAGATAAGGCATCAAGCTTTGTAACAGGAGCTCTTATTCGTGTAGACGGCGGATTTGGAAGCATGACAATCTAA